A genomic stretch from Lathyrus oleraceus cultivar Zhongwan6 chromosome 2, CAAS_Psat_ZW6_1.0, whole genome shotgun sequence includes:
- the LOC127119591 gene encoding uncharacterized protein LOC127119591 translates to MAASTTTDGPVLNLINKRLRALRKKLNRITSMEESVSQGKPLNKEQEEVLRSKPSVVVLIDELEKLRQPLSAALTEELDLALQNSRETLPENSVPTGQNSPPNSEHRPNQNGDVVEDILNLLYFGSLFEVKTQNDFTSTMLTRTHERGCCLTYDYVTDDATDLLGEKDLDSISALFGLLISRPADSSFSHKNALRRCIEHAKLWVSRAQQPIDPNVDVTYAGLREKLDKIMSSEYFTTTPEMKAPVDVAAAAAGNYGSFQVPVHDSVVSVEVEGSDYQHEEKDERAANFQGQGSGDDPSDPEGEFQKDEVEAENAVEVASVQHEQANSQVDTEYNQADGEGKEQQNYPRRGGYQNQRGGRGGGGGRRGYPNGRGGRGGGRGGFPNGRNQFYDQPGNYYPRNYYNNRGRGGRGGGYYSNNGAGGQVNHVAGDVGVQS, encoded by the exons ATGGCGGCTTCAACAACCACCGACGGTCCCGTCTTGAACCTAATCAACAAACGCCTCCGTGCTCTCCGGAAGAAACTCAACCGAATCACATCCATGGAGGAATCAGTTTCTCAAGGGAAGCCACTTAACAAGGAACAAGAAGAAGTTCTCCGTTCAAAACCCTCCGTTGTCGTTCTCATTGATGAGTTGGAGAAGCTTCGTCAACCGCTTTCCGCTGCCCTAACTGAAGAACTCGACCTCGCTCTTCAGAACAGCCGCGAAACCCTACCTGAGAATTCCGTTCCGACCGGCCAGAATTCCCCTCCGAATTCGGAACATCGGCCGAACCAGAACGGGGATGTGGTTGAGGATATTCTCAATTTGCTCTACTTTGGTTCGCTTTTCGAAGTGAAGACGCAAAATGATTTTACTTCTACTATGCTTACGAGGACGCATGAGCGTGGATGTTGCTTGACTTATGATTATGTTACTGATGATGCAACCGATCTGCTCGGGGAGAAGGATTTGGACTCGATCTCTGCGTTGTTTGGGTTGTTGATTTCTCGGCCTGCCGATTCAAGCTTTTCGCATAAGAATGCGCTTCGGAGGTGCATTGAGCATGCTAAGTTGTGGGTTTCTAGGGCTCAGCAGCCTATTGACCCCAATGTTGATGTTACAT ATGCTGGTTTGAGGGAGAAGTTGGACAAAATTATGTCTTCGGAGTACTTTACTACTACTCCTGAGATGAAGGCTCCAGTTGATGTTGCTGCCGCAGCGGCTGGAAATTATGGGTCTTTTCAGGTGCCCGTGCATGATTCCGTGGTTTCTGTTGAAGTAGAAGGTTCTGATTATCAGCATGAGGAGAAG GACGAGAGAGCTGCAAATTTTCAAGGACAAGGATCTGGAGATGATCCGTCTGATCCCGAAGGAGAGTTCCAGAAG GATGAAGTAGAGGCAGAAAATGCAGTTGAGGTGGCATCAGTCCAACACGAGCAGGCTAATTCTCAGGTTGACACGGAATACAATCAAGCAGATGGAGAGGGAAAGGAGCAACAGAATTACCCAAGGAGGGGGGGTTATCAGAATCAAAGAGGTGGACGCGGTGGTGGTGGTGGTAGGAGAGGTTATCCAAATGGCCGTGGAGGTCGTGGTGGAGGCAGAGGAGGGTTTCCAAATGGCCGCAACCAATTCTATGACCAGCCTGGAAATTATTATCCCAGAAACTATTATAACAACAGAGGACGCGGAGGCAGAGGAGGTGGCTACTACAGCAACAACGGCGCAGGCGGTCAGGTTAATCATGTTGCAGGTGATGTTGGGGTGCAATCTTGA